Part of the Brevibacillus brevis genome is shown below.
TAAAAGGACTCCTGATAGTCAAAGCCCAATCGAAAAAAGGCCAACCAGATCTTTCTGGTTGGCCTTCCCCCGGGACATTTCCCCGGCAATCCTGGCTTACAGCTAGTTACAAGACAAAGAACAGGAAACGCAGCACTTCCATATAATCATCGGTCTCAAAGGCAACTGTTTTGGGGCCAGTTTGCTTGGCGCCAGGGTAGAATGAACCGCTGTACGCGTGGTAGTGCTCGCGAAAAGCGATCTCGACGTGGAACGATTCAGGCAAAGGAACGAGGTACTTGGACAGGTCGTCCTTATCCCCGAGAACCGTCTTTACCTCTTCCTTGATCTTTTGCAGCGCCAGATTGGGGTGGATCGAGAGCGACGCGTTGCCGATCCCTTCGCTGACGGGAACGATCCTGATGTTCGGGTTCAGCTTCTGGGCATCCTCGCAAATCAGCTTGTCGCCGGTCGCGAGCAAGACGGGTACGCCCTTGTAGGAAGCCGTGAAGGCATTGATCATCAGCTCGCTGGCGATTTCTCCGTTGATTTTCACGTATTCGTTGCGCATGTTCATGGTATGGGCGAGCGGGTTGCCGTTTTTGCCTCCGGCCGAGTGGTAGCCGATAAAGAACACGCCGGCAAAACTTTCGTCCAGCCCGGCCATCATG
Proteins encoded:
- a CDS encoding M55 family metallopeptidase, translated to MKLFISADIEGITGIANWDEADIEKSFSKYFTEQMSKEVNAACEAAFEAGVEDILVKDAHSTARNLDPSKLPEKVRILRGWTKDPFLMMAGLDESFAGVFFIGYHSAGGKNGNPLAHTMNMRNEYVKINGEIASELMINAFTASYKGVPVLLATGDKLICEDAQKLNPNIRIVPVSEGIGNASLSIHPNLALQKIKEEVKTVLGDKDDLSKYLVPLPESFHVEIAFREHYHAYSGSFYPGAKQTGPKTVAFETDDYMEVLRFLFFVL